GACAACGAGCAGCAGGCCCGCGAGCGCAGGTTGCAAGCGGAATTGCCAAGGTTGCAGTGCGCCCAATTCCTGGACACCGAGCGCGCCCATGAGCGGGAGGTTGATGAAATGGGGCAGCGGGCCGTGGTAATGCGCCGGGTCGTAGCGGTATTTCCCGTGTTCCAGCAGGTCGGCGAAAATGTAGGCCTGCACGGCCTCGTCGGCGTGCATCGGGCGTTCATCGAGATGCGGGAGGCGAAGCAACGCGGCGAGCCCCATGACGCAAAAGAGGGTCAGGGATGCGGCCAGCAATCCGGCGCGAACCGGCGGGCGGGCGGGCGCATGCGTCGCTGCCGCCGGGGTGGCTGGCGCCGGATTGCTCATGCGCGGACGGGATGCGCCCCGGGTTCGAGGCGCGCCCATACGCCGGTCCGGTTGCAGAGGTGGAGGCTGCCGTCGGGATTTTCCACCATGGCGGCGTGGCCCGGGGCGAGGCCGGCGACCACGCCGGCGATTTCATCACGGTTCATGGTCATCCATGCGGTGGAGAGGGCGTCGGCCGCGGCGGCGGCGGGGGCCAGCGCCCAGGCCCGGATATGCGCATAGGCTTGGGAACGACGGCGCGGGTCGATGATGTGGTTGCCTTGCTCGCCAGTCCCGGATGCGCCGAGCGCGTAGTCGTGGAGGACGAGCGGCGCGGAGCGGGTTTCGCCCAGGAGATTGACGGGCCAGCCGCCCGTGCCGGGCGCGTCGGATTCGGCGCCCATCGCGAGGATGGAGCTGCCGCCGGCGCTGAGGAGCGCGTTTTCGATTTCCCACTCGCGGAGCAGGGCGGCGGCGGCATCGAGGGCGAAGCCCTTGCCGATCGCGCCGAGGTCGAGCGAGGCGCCGGGCTGCGTGACTTCCACGACGAAGTTGCCGGGGGACAGCGCGATGGTGGAGGCGGCGCGTTGGTCGAGAATATCCTGAAGGGCGTCCGGCTCCGGGACGACACGGTTTTTCCCCGCGCTTTTGACGAGGTCGGCGGCGGCGCCGATGGTGATGTCGAACGCGCCGCCGGTGAATTCGTGCAACTGGAGCGCCTGCAACAGGCAGGCGTGGCACTCCTCGCTGATGACCACGTGTTCGCCGGTCGCGGCGTGGTTGATGCGCCAGATGTCGCTGCCCTCGTGGAAACGGCTGAGCAGGGTTTCGAGCCGGTCGATTTCCGCAAATGCCGCCTGGGCCGCCTGCCGCGCATAGACCGGCTCGGCATGGCGCACGCGAAACTCGAAGGTCGTGGCCATGGCCTCGTGGATGAATGCAGACGGCTTGGACGGGAAGGGCACGGTTAATTTTCGGCTTTTTGGCAGAGCGGAAGCCGCTTCGCGGCCAAGGATTCAGCTTTTCTTGTGCGGCACGATGATGACGGGACAGGTGGCCTTGCGCAGGATGCCCTGCGTGGTGCTGCCGATGAGCAGGTCATAGATGGCGGTGTGGCCATGCGAGCCCATCACGATATAGTCGGCCTTGTGAAGAGCGGCCTGCTCAAGGATTTGCGCCTGGGCGGGACCGCTGACCTGCACGACCTCCACGTTGCTCACGCGCTGGCGAATCCCGGCGCTGAGTTCCGCCAGGCGGCGCGCGGCGTGCTTCTCGCTGGAGGCGATGGATTCCTGGAAGTTTTCCATGGTCAGCCCGTAGTCGCTGGTGAGGATAAAGGGCTGGACAACATGAAGCAGCACAATGCGGCCGTTCATGGACAGGGCCAACTCGCAGGCGGCGTCGATGACGGAGTCGGTGGCCTTGGAGAAGTCGATGGGGGCAATTATCGTTTTCATGACATCCAGAGTGTAAGCGAATCCCGGGTGGTTGGCGACTTATAAATTCCTTCATTTTCCCTCTTTGGGAAACCTCCCCATGCTCTCGCAAAATCTTCATGAAACTACCTGCAGATTGATTTCATCTTTGCATCCGGGGGAACCCGGCACACAACCTGTTTGACGCACGGCAGGCGTCTCATTCCAGCTTCGAGCGCGTCCTTGCATGTCCACGTTCGCACAAAATCTCTACAGTATTTTCATCGCCCGCTATATCGACTGGCTGGGTGTCCGGCATCGCCGTCCGCTCATGCTGTTTTTCCGCGATGGGGGGATCGGCGACATCCTGTGCACCCTGCCGGCGGCGGTTGCGCTGGCCGCGCGCGAGCCCGGGGCCTATAAGATTTACTGCACAAACCCGGCCTTTGTGGCGCTGCCGGCCATGGCCGGACGTTTTGACCGGGTGCTCGGCATCAAATGCAACGATCTCGTCGCGTCCATCGTCGCGTCGCGGCACCGGGTCCATCGCTTTCATTATCCGGACGAGCTGCCCGGGCAGGCGTCCCGGACCAACCTCGTCGACGAGCTGGCCGCGTCGGTGGGCCTGCCGGCCGGAACGCCTTGGCCGCGCCTGCATCTCGGTCCGCCGTCCCGCCGCGTGGGCGCGGTGCTCAAGACCGTGGGCTCCTCCCTGTCCGCCCACGCCGGCAGGTCCTTTGTCTGTATCCATACCGGCCCTACATGGAAGGCCCGCGAGTGGCCGCGCGCGCACTGGGCCAGGCTCGTGCAGTTGCTGCGGGAGAGGTTCGGCTGCCAGGTGATCCAGCTCGGCGCGAGCCAGCATTTCCGCGACGGCCCGCGCGCGGAGCCGGCCGTGGCGGGCGCGCTCGATTGCCGCGACAAGCTCAACCTGGCCGACAGCCTGCAACTTGTCTCGCGCAGCAGCATGCTCATCGGCGTCGACTCGGGCATGATTCACGGCGCGATCGCGCTCGGCGTGCCGGCCGCCGGGCTTTTCGGCCCCACCTCGGGCGAAGTGCGGCTGCCCAAGAGCGAACGCATCATCACGCTTTCCGCGCCGGACTTGCCCTGCCTCGGCTGCCACCACCGCCACCCGCGCCTGCACTGGCAAAGCGGCTGCCCGCATGATGTCCGCTGCATGGCGGCCATCACGCCGGAGCGGGTGCTGGCCGCCGCCGAGTCGCTTTTAAGGGGCCAGGACGGGAGGAGCCGGGAGCCGGAGGAGTCAAGGAATCGGAGCGCCGGGGGCTTTGCCTCCTTTAACTCCTGACTCCCTCTCATCCCGGCTCCTTTTCAATGGCGCCGAACCGTTTTTTTGAGCTTTTTCTTGTAACGGCTTGTCCGGGCATCATATCCAGTCAGCCCAATGAAATACATTTTTGTGACCGGCGGTGTTGTTTCTTCATTGGGCAAGGGCCTCACGGCGGCGGCCATCGGCGCGCTGCTCGAGATGCGCGGCCTCAAGGTGCGCATCCAGAAATTCGACCCCTACCTGAACGTCGATCCCGGCACCATGAGCCCGTTCCAGCATGGCGAGGTTTACGTGCTGGAGGACGGCGCGGAAACCGATCTCGACCTCGGGCACTACGAGCGCTTCACCAGCGGAAAACTCTCCCGGCTCAACAGCCTCACCTCCGGCCAGGTTTACGAGTCGGTCATCCAAAAGGAGCGCCGGGGCGCCTATCTGGGCAAAACCGTGCAGGTCATCCCGCACGTGACCAACGAGA
This genomic stretch from Termitidicoccus mucosus harbors:
- a CDS encoding universal stress protein, with translation MKTIIAPIDFSKATDSVIDAACELALSMNGRIVLLHVVQPFILTSDYGLTMENFQESIASSEKHAARRLAELSAGIRQRVSNVEVVQVSGPAQAQILEQAALHKADYIVMGSHGHTAIYDLLIGSTTQGILRKATCPVIIVPHKKS
- a CDS encoding glycosyltransferase family 9 protein, with translation MSTFAQNLYSIFIARYIDWLGVRHRRPLMLFFRDGGIGDILCTLPAAVALAAREPGAYKIYCTNPAFVALPAMAGRFDRVLGIKCNDLVASIVASRHRVHRFHYPDELPGQASRTNLVDELAASVGLPAGTPWPRLHLGPPSRRVGAVLKTVGSSLSAHAGRSFVCIHTGPTWKAREWPRAHWARLVQLLRERFGCQVIQLGASQHFRDGPRAEPAVAGALDCRDKLNLADSLQLVSRSSMLIGVDSGMIHGAIALGVPAAGLFGPTSGEVRLPKSERIITLSAPDLPCLGCHHRHPRLHWQSGCPHDVRCMAAITPERVLAAAESLLRGQDGRSREPEESRNRSAGGFASFNS
- a CDS encoding FAD:protein FMN transferase, whose protein sequence is MPFPSKPSAFIHEAMATTFEFRVRHAEPVYARQAAQAAFAEIDRLETLLSRFHEGSDIWRINHAATGEHVVISEECHACLLQALQLHEFTGGAFDITIGAAADLVKSAGKNRVVPEPDALQDILDQRAASTIALSPGNFVVEVTQPGASLDLGAIGKGFALDAAAALLREWEIENALLSAGGSSILAMGAESDAPGTGGWPVNLLGETRSAPLVLHDYALGASGTGEQGNHIIDPRRRSQAYAHIRAWALAPAAAAADALSTAWMTMNRDEIAGVVAGLAPGHAAMVENPDGSLHLCNRTGVWARLEPGAHPVRA